The following proteins are co-located in the Flavobacteriales bacterium genome:
- the ftsZ gene encoding cell division protein FtsZ: MFKFELPREQSSIIKVIGVGGGGSNAVNYMFRQQIKGVDFIVCNTDSQSLEMSPVPTKIQLGSSLTQGLGAGALPEVGRNAAIENIDDIKSFLSQNTKMVFITAGMGGGTGTGAAPVIAQVAKDMGILTVGIVTIPFSFEGKKRKQQAEEGLESMRNAVDTLLVINNDKLREMYGNLTLANAFGQADEVLNTAARGIAEMISVTGLINVDFNDVNTVMRNSGVAIMGSATAAGENRARVAVEKALSSPLLNDNHIQGAKFVLLNITYGTQEVTMDEIAEITDFIQEEAGSTADVIWGHGFDEELGDQVLVTVIATGFNRTPDTGVTMKMPEKKVVTLTEETPVVTGNLITSPVSSPTQMNPTSEKVIEPYLKNAGPETIAEPVAETVSSDEPVLKIVETPIAEEKISITEMEVETPEPVIKHTLDVSSEETETFEYEFESSVEEVISETPVAEVKTPVVETFEAEIKTPEIVNEEPKKEVIRHWLTEEDLEETSNDNSTSTPVNNVTPEVKMENKQTEVRSEVKSESQSSLFPVENIDPQKEKQMSAEEQQKRANERFARLKELTAKIKTPSGLNEIENQPAYLRRNVNLENTRHSSESNISKYSVGGKDENGKSGLSNNSFLHDNVD; encoded by the coding sequence ATGTTTAAGTTTGAATTACCCAGAGAACAATCTTCGATCATTAAGGTGATTGGAGTTGGTGGTGGCGGAAGTAATGCCGTTAACTACATGTTCCGCCAGCAAATTAAAGGTGTCGACTTTATCGTCTGCAACACCGATAGTCAGTCGCTCGAAATGAGTCCTGTTCCAACTAAAATTCAATTAGGATCCAGTCTTACGCAAGGACTGGGTGCAGGAGCATTACCTGAAGTTGGTCGCAATGCGGCAATCGAGAATATCGACGACATTAAAAGCTTTTTAAGTCAGAATACCAAAATGGTTTTCATTACTGCAGGAATGGGCGGTGGTACCGGTACAGGTGCTGCTCCGGTTATTGCGCAGGTAGCGAAAGACATGGGGATTCTAACTGTAGGTATTGTTACTATTCCATTTTCTTTCGAAGGGAAGAAAAGAAAGCAACAAGCCGAAGAAGGTTTAGAAAGCATGCGCAATGCAGTAGATACTTTATTGGTGATCAATAATGATAAACTGCGTGAGATGTATGGTAACCTTACGCTTGCCAATGCATTCGGACAAGCAGATGAGGTGCTGAACACTGCAGCTCGTGGTATTGCAGAAATGATTTCCGTTACCGGTTTAATTAACGTCGATTTCAACGATGTGAATACGGTAATGCGTAACAGTGGTGTCGCTATTATGGGATCAGCTACAGCTGCGGGAGAAAATCGTGCACGTGTTGCTGTAGAGAAAGCACTTTCTTCACCATTGTTGAATGATAATCACATTCAAGGTGCAAAATTTGTATTGTTGAATATCACCTACGGAACACAGGAAGTTACCATGGATGAAATTGCTGAGATTACAGATTTCATTCAGGAAGAAGCCGGATCTACAGCAGATGTAATCTGGGGACATGGTTTCGATGAGGAATTGGGAGATCAGGTATTGGTTACCGTTATCGCTACCGGATTTAATCGTACGCCGGACACTGGTGTAACTATGAAAATGCCGGAAAAGAAAGTGGTAACACTTACCGAAGAAACACCTGTTGTAACCGGAAATCTGATTACAAGTCCTGTTTCTTCTCCAACGCAAATGAATCCAACTTCAGAAAAAGTAATTGAACCTTATCTGAAGAATGCGGGTCCGGAAACCATTGCAGAACCTGTTGCAGAAACAGTTTCGTCGGATGAACCTGTTTTAAAAATTGTTGAAACGCCGATCGCTGAAGAAAAAATTTCCATCACTGAAATGGAGGTTGAAACACCTGAGCCGGTAATAAAACATACACTCGATGTTTCTTCTGAAGAAACAGAGACCTTCGAATATGAATTTGAATCGTCGGTAGAGGAAGTGATTTCTGAAACTCCGGTTGCTGAAGTTAAAACGCCTGTGGTTGAAACATTCGAAGCAGAGATTAAAACTCCGGAAATCGTGAATGAAGAACCGAAAAAAGAAGTTATTCGTCACTGGTTAACCGAAGAAGATTTGGAAGAAACTTCCAATGATAATTCAACTTCGACTCCTGTAAATAATGTTACTCCGGAAGTTAAAATGGAGAACAAACAAACAGAAGTTCGTTCTGAAGTAAAATCTGAATCTCAATCATCACTTTTTCCGGTAGAGAACATCGATCCGCAAAAGGAAAAGCAAATGAGTGCAGAAGAGCAACAGAAAAGAGCCAATGAGCGTTTTGCGCGTTTAAAAGAATTGACCGCAAAAATTAAAACGCCAAGTGGATTAAACGAAATCGAAAATCAACCGGCCTACCTTCGCAGAAATGTGAATCTGGAAAACACCCGTCATTCTTCCGAATCGAATATTTCTAAATATTCTGTTGGAGGAAAAGATGAAAATGGTAAAAGTGGTTTATCGAACAATTCGTTTCTTCACGATAATGTAGATTAA